Proteins found in one Melospiza georgiana isolate bMelGeo1 chromosome 1, bMelGeo1.pri, whole genome shotgun sequence genomic segment:
- the FASTKD3 gene encoding FAST kinase domain-containing protein 3, mitochondrial has protein sequence MALISRKSFQLCSSSAPASRSALMTLSRRLNFISGQHNPQNCSPVAMRMMRVKDKSQYTFCRKKHVQLQMQSLSANEAVHLCGDMRNCTKSNNVWMDEQLFFKRLNSLCTSKEILYFLSSLEVMSDTMASAALQKISEFEVDDNGLKNPALLENEVFRALCFQFEFESSNLSNTGLLNALQALIRLRIDPQSTLMMSLLSESEERLGRGQLTAEHLCALGESLLELESPSCATLERIVNHMQEGDIKSWSPREVVMVYKIVEVTVREGKQWQSLLNRLNSVTLGAVSQLSPNFVSEILNSLVVLRQTRSVLLVTALCKHSVQHVPYFTDHELVNVLEAFLYFGQKMQNFTEALERHVPRSIHTMHPQTVSKVMQYCCEKTILSKPIFDAVAEGFISSADRLTTDQIAAYIIPFGTLNYLPPSASSLFGKLETVLHTRLRHFQPHTLLNLLHSCVLIQRYPTNFLPKIFSPYFLQKLQAQPPGLNRVVMSQLTQLFLTVTLECPFYEGPKLLSKYQVKACPTPQSSLDVHLLKRVKTGLLDLLKKRIYFASEVSTPYFYEVDIEIKLDEEGFVLPAAQLEEVHRRIALCVDGQNRFCAHSHNLLGEEAIKQRHLQLLGYEVVQIPFFEIESLQNTRKIADYLHKKIFPCT, from the exons ATGGCTTTGATTAGCCGAAAAAGTTTCCAGCTGTGTTCATCCAGCGCACCAGCGAGCAGGTCTGCTTTGATGACTCTAAGCAGAAGGTTGAACTTCATCAGTGGGCAGCACAACCCCCAAAACTGTAGCCCCGTGGCCATGAGGATGATGCGTGTCAAAGATAAATCTCAGTATACGTTTTGTAGGAAAAAACATGTACAACTGCAGATGCAGTCACTTTCTGCTAATGAAGCTGTGCATCTTTGTGGAGATATGAGGAACTGTACTAAATCAAATAATGTGTGGATGGATGAACAATTATTTTTCAAGAGGTTGAACAGCCTTTGTACATCAAAAgagattttatattttcttagcTCTCTAGAAGTCATGTCTGATACAATGGCCTCGGCAGCCCTGCAGAAGATTTCTGAATTTGAGGTGGATGACAATGGTCTTAAAAACCCTGCGCTGTTAGAGAATGAAGTTTTCAGGGCATTATGCTTCCAGTTTGAATTTGAATCCTCAAACCTATCAAACACGGGGCTGCTGAATGCCTTGCAGGCCTTGATAAGGCTGCGTATAGACCCGCAGAGTACGCTGATGATGAGCCTGCTTTCGGAGAGCGAGGAGCGGCTTGGCAGGGGACAGCTGACTGCTGAACATCTCTGTGCTCTTGGGGAGAGTTTGCTCGAGTTAGAAAGCCCCAGTTGTGCCACGCTGGAACGAATTGTGAACCACATGCAAGAAGGAGACATTAAGAGTTGGAGCCCCAGGGAAGTAGTGATGGTTTATAAGATAGTGGAAGTGACTGTGAGGGAAGGGAAACAATGGCAAAGCTTGCTAAACAGACTGAACAGTGTCACTTTAGGTGCAGTTTCCCAACTGAGCCCAAACTTTGTAAGTGAAATACTGAATTCACTGGTGGTTCTTCGTCAGACTCGGTCAGTTCTCTTAGTTACTGCACTGTGTAAACATTCAGTGCAGCATGTTCCCTATTTCACAGATCATGAACTGGTAAATGTTCTGGAAGCTTTCCTATACTTTGgtcaaaaaatgcaaaattttacaGAGGCACTGGAAAGACATGTCCCCAGGTCCATCCACACTATGCACCCTCAAACAGTCAGCAAGGTCATGCAGTATTGCTGTGAAAAGACGATCCTTTCAAAGCCCATCTTTGATGCAGTGGCAGAAGGTTTCATTTCCAGTGCTGACAGACTTACCACTGACCAGATTGCTGCATATATTATCCCATTTGGGACCCTTAACTACCTCCCTCCAAGTGCTTCTTCCTTGTTTGGGAAGCTTGAAACTGTGCTGCATACCCGCCTGAGGCACTTTCAGCCTCACACCTTGCTGAACCTGCTGCACTCGTGTGTCCTTATTCAACGTTATCCGACAAATTTCCTGCCAAAAATATTTAGTCCCTATTTTCTGCAAAAGCTTCAAG CTCAGCCACCTGGTTTGAACAGAGTTGTTATGTCCCAGCTAACCCAGCTTTTTCTGACTGTCACCCTGGAGTGCCCATTTTATGAG GGTCCAAAACTCCTTTCCAAGTACCAGGTAAAGGCCTGTCCCACACCTCAGAGTTCTCTGGATGTTCACCTCCTTAAAAGGGTGAAGACAGGATTACTTGatttactgaaaaaaagaatatattttgcATCAGAGGTATCAACACCATATTTCTATGAAGTTG ATATTGAGATTAAATTAGATGAAGAAGGTTTTGTAttgcctgcagcccagcttgAAGAGGTGCACAGACG AATTGCCCTGTGTGTTGATGGTCAAAATAGATTTTGTGCTCATAGCCACAATCTGTTGGGAGAAGAAGCTATTAAACAGAGACATCTTCAGTTACTTGGTTATGAAGTTGTGCAG ATTCCATTTTTTGAGATAGAAAGTCTACAAAATACCAGAAAAATAGCAGATTATCTacacaaaaaaatctttccttgtACATAA
- the CFAP90 gene encoding cilia- and flagella-associated protein 90 — protein MAASGTRLAQEALGNAPGRRRPALASFSAFSFVPPKREGPAELSYFNRPHKTGDFFTYDAAFGMPDDYDQYLPRCDRKHAKARGLKINEEEMARTVPVLTSSEYGKRLDKLLDPPTREHARVHSLHAAIYGESSRLAH, from the exons ATGGCCGCCAGCGGGACGCGCTTGGCGCAGGAGGCGCTCGGCAACGCGCCGGGGAGGAGGCGGCCTGCCCTCGCTTCCTTCTCCGCCTTCAGCTTCGTCCCGCCCAAACGGGAAGGGCCTGCGGAGCTCAGCTATTTCAACCGGCCGCACAAG ACAGGAGATTTTTTCACCTATGATGCTGCTTTTGGAATGCCAGACGATTACGACCAATATCTTCCACGATGTGACAGAAAACATGCAAAGGCTCGTGGCCTTAAAATTAATGAGGAG GAAATGGCAAGAACTGTTCCTGTGCTGACATCTTCAGAGTATGGGAAGCGCCTAGATAAGCTCTTAGACCCACCAACCAGAGAGCATGCCAGGGTTCATAGCCTGCACGCAGCAATCTATGGGGAAAGCAGCCGCCTCGCTCATTAA